The Caulifigura coniformis genome includes a region encoding these proteins:
- a CDS encoding ZIP family metal transporter, with product MSHFVRTPLAVACFVWCLASTATLAAQDSHSHHGHSHVHPHAHSDHEPGVSAVSGAWLMALCGVYGAIIASASLIGGWLPGRKTLSHKQFQTLISFVGGLMLGVATLHLFPHAVHEAGAGSIDRICMAMAVGILVMFFLLRAFHVHHHEADPAAPGNLEESHVHTAECDHSHHHSHGPGASPFGWVGLFIGLGLHTLLDGVALGIAMQAEGEHGALAPGLGTLLAVALHKPMDSLSITTLMIAGKWSGRARLIVNLVFALLAPLGAAVTLLGASELTQSSGVWLAYGLAFSAGIFLCIALADLLPEMQFHSHFRWRLTAALLAGMAVAWSIQFLEPSHLHAG from the coding sequence ATGTCCCATTTCGTCCGAACGCCATTGGCCGTCGCCTGCTTCGTGTGGTGCCTCGCATCAACGGCAACGCTGGCCGCCCAGGATTCGCACTCGCACCACGGCCATTCGCACGTCCATCCTCATGCACATTCCGATCACGAACCCGGCGTTTCGGCGGTGTCGGGAGCCTGGCTGATGGCCTTATGCGGGGTTTATGGGGCGATCATTGCGTCGGCCTCGCTGATCGGTGGGTGGCTACCCGGGCGGAAGACGCTGTCGCATAAGCAGTTCCAGACGCTCATCAGCTTCGTGGGCGGATTGATGCTGGGGGTTGCGACGCTGCATCTCTTCCCGCATGCAGTCCACGAGGCCGGAGCGGGATCAATCGATCGCATTTGCATGGCGATGGCCGTCGGAATCCTCGTGATGTTCTTCCTGCTGAGGGCCTTCCACGTTCACCATCATGAAGCAGATCCTGCGGCGCCGGGGAATCTCGAGGAGTCTCACGTGCATACGGCCGAGTGTGATCACAGCCACCATCACTCTCATGGACCCGGGGCCAGCCCGTTCGGGTGGGTTGGGCTGTTCATCGGCCTGGGACTGCACACCCTTCTGGACGGCGTCGCCCTGGGCATTGCGATGCAGGCGGAAGGCGAGCACGGCGCACTGGCCCCCGGCCTGGGGACGCTCCTCGCCGTTGCTTTGCACAAACCCATGGATTCGCTGTCGATTACGACGCTGATGATTGCAGGCAAGTGGAGCGGTCGCGCCCGCTTGATCGTCAATCTCGTATTCGCACTCCTGGCGCCATTGGGAGCGGCGGTGACGTTGCTCGGGGCATCCGAACTTACGCAATCCAGCGGAGTCTGGCTGGCGTATGGCCTGGCGTTCTCAGCCGGCATCTTTCTGTGCATCGCGCTGGCTGACTTGCTGCCGGAGATGCAGTTTCATTCCCACTTTCGCTGGCGACTCACGGCCGCGTTGCTCGCAGGAATGGCGGTCGCCTGGAGCATCCAGTTTCTTGAACCCTCGCACCTGCACGCGGGCTAG
- a CDS encoding IS630 transposase-related protein: protein MPTPYSMDLRRRVVAEVDRGSPPAEVARRFQVTERTIWNWLALRKETGQITPRQGDVGPECVLEPHRERIFKSVQDDPGLTLAQRQRQLGLPGCATTLWNALRRWGITLKKSAQSC, encoded by the coding sequence ATGCCCACCCCCTACTCAATGGATTTGAGGCGACGTGTCGTGGCCGAAGTCGACCGCGGCTCTCCGCCGGCCGAAGTCGCCCGGCGATTTCAGGTCACTGAACGAACCATCTGGAACTGGCTCGCGCTTCGCAAAGAGACTGGCCAGATCACTCCCCGGCAGGGAGATGTCGGCCCGGAGTGCGTTCTGGAACCGCATCGGGAGCGGATTTTCAAAAGCGTCCAGGACGACCCCGGCCTGACGCTCGCCCAAAGGCAACGCCAACTCGGTCTGCCGGGCTGCGCGACCACTCTGTGGAATGCGCTTCGGCGCTGGGGAATCACTCTCAAAAAAAGTGCTCAAAGCTGCTGA
- a CDS encoding IS630 family transposase: MRFGAGESLSKKVLKAAEQQRPDVAQKRRWWNILVQSKACRRLVFFDETGADTKMTRRYGWGPKSRRVVDHVPQGHWKTTTFAAALRASGVIAPLVLDGPMDGECFLAYVRQFLIPALEPGDLVVMDNLSSHKQSAVGDAIRQAGAEVYYLPPYSPDLNPIEKLFSKFKTLLRTSAERTTEGLWNRIGVLVDEFTPSECLNYIRSCGYTAHES; the protein is encoded by the coding sequence ATGCGCTTCGGCGCTGGGGAATCACTCTCAAAAAAAGTGCTCAAAGCTGCTGAACAACAGCGGCCGGATGTGGCTCAGAAGCGCCGCTGGTGGAACATCCTGGTGCAGTCGAAAGCCTGTCGCCGTCTGGTGTTCTTCGACGAAACCGGGGCCGACACGAAGATGACGCGACGCTATGGCTGGGGACCAAAATCACGCCGGGTCGTGGACCATGTCCCTCAAGGGCATTGGAAAACGACGACGTTCGCAGCGGCGCTCAGGGCCAGCGGAGTGATTGCTCCCCTGGTGCTGGATGGCCCGATGGATGGGGAATGCTTTCTGGCTTACGTCCGTCAGTTCCTGATCCCGGCGCTGGAGCCGGGAGACTTGGTGGTCATGGACAACCTCAGCAGCCACAAGCAGAGCGCGGTGGGTGACGCGATTCGACAGGCCGGGGCTGAGGTGTACTACCTGCCGCCGTACTCACCCGATCTCAACCCGATCGAGAAGTTGTTCTCGAAGTTCAAGACGCTTTTGCGGACGAGCGCTGAACGGACGACAGAAGGACTCTGGAACCGGATCGGAGTGCTGGTGGACGAGTTCACTCCGAGCGAATGCCTGAACTACATCCGTTCCTGCGGATACACTGCACACGAATCATGA
- a CDS encoding 3-keto-disaccharide hydrolase, with amino-acid sequence MRSMLRSAFAILALGYSPFASAAEVEEGFVRLDNGKSFEGWKISESPDSWSIEEGAFKAKGPRSHLFYTGDDKPFKNFELRVDCKAKNNSNGGIYIHTKFQDVNWPKYGHEVQVNNSYTHDPKKSGSLYGIVDVTEQHIPDDTWWTETVIVKDRHVTIKLNDKTVVDYDEPEGKDAFNKDFERRLGSGTFALQAHDPNSTILYKNIRVKRLPD; translated from the coding sequence ATGCGCTCGATGCTGCGTTCCGCGTTCGCGATCCTGGCCCTTGGCTATTCCCCGTTCGCCTCTGCGGCGGAGGTGGAGGAGGGCTTCGTGCGGCTCGATAACGGCAAATCGTTTGAAGGCTGGAAGATCAGCGAATCACCCGACTCCTGGTCGATCGAAGAGGGAGCTTTCAAGGCCAAGGGCCCCCGCAGCCATCTCTTCTATACGGGGGATGACAAACCGTTCAAGAACTTCGAGCTCCGCGTCGACTGCAAGGCCAAGAACAACAGCAACGGCGGCATCTACATCCACACGAAGTTTCAGGATGTGAACTGGCCCAAGTACGGCCACGAGGTCCAGGTCAACAACAGCTACACTCACGATCCCAAGAAGAGCGGCAGTCTCTACGGAATTGTGGACGTGACCGAGCAACATATCCCGGACGACACCTGGTGGACGGAGACGGTGATCGTCAAGGACCGCCACGTCACGATCAAGCTCAACGACAAGACGGTCGTCGACTACGACGAGCCGGAAGGGAAGGATGCGTTCAATAAAGATTTTGAACGCCGGCTTGGCAGCGGCACGTTTGCCCTGCAGGCTCACGATCCCAACAGCACGATCCTCTATAAGAACATCCGTGTGAAGCGGCTCCCCGATTGA
- a CDS encoding permease — protein sequence MAEAVLWGFVLRIVQSALQAAPFIFTGLCIAGILHRLMGRQYTRWLFGSNSFASLAQSWFLGMLLPGCSLGTIPIVRQLRVSAISVGTIFAFALSSPLFDPLSLLYGLTLSKPLTIVAFAFCSLIVVTLSGSIFDAMFPNTEVDTPEPPPSPFGIKRLLAVLVVMSREIVSVSGVYILIGLLGTGLLSLMLPAGSLQRTMAHDNPWSPLMMTGIAIPAYATPMMAMGQLGSMFQHGNSVGAAFILLVFGAGMNLGLLAWMTTNYGLKRAGVWVGIMLLVVVGLSYGIERPLYPKDIEPADHTHAFDTYCQPFHAGYRPSGGFAAEIWRRIRLETQLHEMVGAAMIGVLICLGLGLKRLDRRWRIEDWLNRPAPESARGAWDIVVPGPVLAGVGLLTIVAGSIVGCFAYYPPADETLDELNVAKTEALQGALSRNFSHALHWIPICQGWNRRLEVGTFLRKGQVSEYHRMKARIFRDRLEELDHIIENEDDSEVIRRQVAATSMAFGRLSRAFREE from the coding sequence ATGGCCGAGGCCGTGCTCTGGGGGTTTGTGCTTCGCATTGTCCAGTCGGCACTTCAGGCCGCACCGTTCATCTTCACGGGTTTGTGCATCGCCGGGATCCTTCATCGCCTGATGGGGCGGCAATACACGCGGTGGCTGTTCGGGTCGAACTCTTTCGCATCGCTGGCGCAGTCCTGGTTTCTGGGGATGCTTCTCCCAGGCTGCTCGCTCGGGACGATTCCAATCGTCCGGCAGTTGCGAGTGAGTGCCATTTCGGTCGGGACCATTTTTGCCTTCGCCCTTTCGTCGCCGCTCTTTGATCCACTGTCGCTGTTGTACGGGCTCACGCTTTCCAAGCCGCTGACGATCGTCGCGTTTGCGTTCTGTTCTCTGATCGTCGTCACGCTATCCGGCAGCATCTTCGACGCCATGTTTCCCAACACGGAGGTCGATACTCCTGAGCCGCCGCCGAGCCCTTTCGGAATCAAACGCCTGCTGGCGGTGCTCGTCGTGATGTCCCGCGAGATCGTAAGTGTTTCGGGCGTTTACATTCTGATCGGCCTGCTGGGGACCGGTCTGTTGAGCCTCATGCTGCCCGCGGGATCACTGCAGCGAACGATGGCGCACGACAATCCCTGGTCTCCGTTGATGATGACCGGAATCGCGATCCCGGCGTACGCGACCCCGATGATGGCGATGGGCCAGCTGGGGTCGATGTTTCAGCATGGAAACTCGGTCGGGGCCGCCTTCATCCTGCTCGTCTTCGGAGCCGGGATGAACCTGGGGCTCCTGGCCTGGATGACGACAAACTACGGCCTCAAGCGAGCCGGCGTGTGGGTTGGCATCATGCTGCTGGTGGTCGTCGGGCTCTCGTACGGGATTGAACGACCGCTGTATCCGAAGGACATCGAGCCGGCCGATCATACGCACGCCTTTGACACTTACTGCCAGCCGTTTCACGCCGGCTATCGCCCGTCCGGGGGATTCGCGGCGGAGATCTGGCGAAGAATTCGATTGGAGACACAGCTCCACGAAATGGTCGGCGCCGCCATGATTGGCGTACTCATCTGCCTGGGACTCGGTCTCAAGCGGCTCGATCGGCGATGGCGAATCGAAGACTGGCTGAATCGCCCCGCACCGGAGTCGGCCCGAGGCGCGTGGGACATCGTCGTCCCTGGCCCGGTCCTGGCAGGTGTCGGACTGTTGACGATTGTGGCGGGCAGCATTGTCGGATGCTTCGCTTATTACCCGCCTGCGGACGAGACTCTGGATGAACTCAACGTCGCGAAAACCGAAGCCTTGCAGGGCGCACTGAGCCGGAATTTCTCACACGCCCTGCACTGGATCCCGATCTGCCAAGGTTGGAACCGACGGCTGGAAGTCGGCACCTTCCTCCGCAAGGGGCAGGTCAGCGAGTATCACCGCATGAAGGCGAGGATTTTTCGCGACCGGCTCGAAGAGCTGGATCACATAATCGAGAACGAGGACGACAGCGAAGTCATCCGCCGTCAGGTTGCAGCGACGTCCATGGCTTTTGGTCGGCTTTCCCGGGCATTTCGCGAGGAATAA
- a CDS encoding arsenate-mycothiol transferase ArsC, with protein MTPVPTMVLAAMFAAPSTPMSEPLTRYVQAREAEFNEIPAERKAQLTPLADYIRAQVTAARPVKLTFICTHNSRRSHLSQVWARTAANHYGIANVETYSGGTEATAFNPRAVAALRRAGFEIPELLEAGNPKYEVKWHSAAEPMVCFSKRFDQSPNPASGFAAVMTCTQADRACPIVAGADARISIPYEDPKAFDNTPDEARKYDERTAQIARELLYVFSQVAK; from the coding sequence ATGACTCCTGTCCCCACGATGGTTCTCGCGGCCATGTTCGCTGCTCCCTCCACCCCCATGTCCGAGCCCCTCACCCGATACGTGCAGGCCAGAGAGGCCGAGTTCAACGAAATTCCTGCCGAACGGAAAGCTCAGCTTACTCCCCTGGCCGATTACATCCGCGCGCAGGTCACCGCCGCGCGGCCGGTGAAACTGACCTTCATCTGCACGCACAATTCCCGCCGAAGTCATCTCTCACAGGTTTGGGCACGAACGGCAGCCAATCACTACGGTATCGCGAACGTCGAGACGTATTCCGGAGGAACCGAAGCAACGGCGTTCAATCCCCGCGCCGTCGCTGCGCTGCGACGGGCCGGTTTCGAGATTCCCGAACTGCTCGAAGCGGGCAATCCGAAATACGAAGTGAAATGGCACTCTGCGGCCGAGCCGATGGTCTGCTTCTCCAAGAGGTTCGACCAGTCTCCAAACCCGGCCTCCGGCTTCGCCGCAGTGATGACCTGCACGCAGGCCGACCGGGCGTGCCCGATTGTCGCCGGTGCGGATGCCCGGATCTCGATCCCGTACGAAGATCCAAAGGCGTTCGACAACACGCCTGACGAAGCGCGGAAATACGACGAACGGACGGCCCAGATCGCACGCGAACTGCTGTACGTCTTCTCGCAGGTGGCGAAATAG
- a CDS encoding AAA family ATPase, translating to MVQELPNTLAARDQSLAESHAAIARLSDRLNRVLKGKPGVVESVIICLLARGHLLLEDRPGLGKTTLAKGLAAGVGGRYARIQCTPDLLPGDITGFSLFNQQEQQFEFRPGPVFSDVLLADEINRATPRTQSVLLEAMAERQVTVDAICHELSATFFVIATQNPFDQHGTYPLPEAQLDRFAMKLSVGYPDRLDEMQMLTDAIGASLTSEANSLACFARGQLQRIQQLVADVFVDARIQHYLLDLIQATRSHSGVVLGASPRAALTWQRVAQARAFFHGREYVVPDDVQETAQPVLSVRLGVVHENTEQVIQELVGRTPLPAYSAKRQP from the coding sequence ATGGTTCAGGAACTGCCCAACACGCTCGCCGCCAGAGATCAGTCGCTGGCAGAGTCCCACGCTGCGATCGCGAGGCTTTCGGATCGACTCAACCGCGTCCTGAAAGGCAAGCCGGGCGTCGTCGAATCCGTCATCATTTGCCTGCTTGCCCGGGGCCACCTGCTGCTTGAAGACCGGCCGGGACTCGGGAAGACGACACTCGCAAAAGGACTCGCGGCTGGCGTCGGCGGACGGTACGCGCGCATTCAGTGCACCCCGGACCTGCTTCCGGGCGACATTACTGGCTTCAGTTTGTTCAACCAGCAGGAGCAGCAATTCGAGTTTCGGCCAGGACCGGTTTTCTCAGATGTCCTCCTTGCCGATGAAATCAATCGGGCGACTCCCAGAACCCAGAGCGTGCTCCTCGAAGCGATGGCCGAGCGCCAGGTGACCGTCGACGCAATCTGTCACGAACTGTCAGCGACTTTCTTCGTGATCGCAACGCAGAACCCGTTCGACCAGCATGGCACCTATCCGCTCCCGGAGGCTCAGCTCGATCGCTTTGCGATGAAGCTGAGCGTCGGCTATCCCGATCGGCTGGATGAGATGCAGATGCTCACTGATGCGATCGGGGCATCGCTCACTTCGGAAGCCAACTCGCTCGCCTGCTTTGCCCGCGGACAACTGCAGCGAATCCAGCAGTTGGTGGCTGACGTGTTCGTCGACGCCAGGATTCAGCATTACCTGCTCGATCTGATACAGGCCACGCGCAGTCACTCCGGCGTTGTCCTCGGCGCGAGCCCGCGCGCCGCGTTGACCTGGCAGCGGGTCGCTCAGGCCAGGGCGTTCTTCCATGGACGTGAGTACGTGGTGCCGGACGACGTCCAGGAAACGGCCCAGCCCGTCCTCAGTGTTCGATTGGGCGTGGTTCACGAAAACACAGAACAGGTCATCCAGGAGCTCGTGGGAAGAACGCCGTTGCCCGCCTACTCGGCCAAGCGCCAACCTTGA
- a CDS encoding DUF58 domain-containing protein: MSQQPTVLSRWITRLHDALHHDFCPQCNRYVYWLRHPLTCLSIAALVAGFCGLFVNAYSLILFAGLVVVGILGTVWPMIAVRGLSGVLSFSTRRAHVGEPVVIRLKVRNRGLLPIWGIQVHAGFAPVADVPPDLVIPSLRGFSEIELEWTLVPAERGVHPLQPSRLSTAFPFGLLRSAAGIQFTDELLVWPKSVRLDVVPDAIEIHSREDRLTDRRVGDAGDLVGTRSYRPGDSLRRVHWRQTARHGRLIVTERQAPASCAVHVVVDIASVSHHSCGEVCTLETTLSVAASIVESLYRSHAFVDCRIGERYYPIGNSHAELRRVLDELARVPRHGANCPAAAARSLHTTFSHPSSITITGQHSLATKNVSQRLDRLVVVASSGHALLVESQPIGARSWLTIDAEEPLDSQLPSRWRRACLAG, translated from the coding sequence GTGTCGCAGCAGCCGACCGTCTTGAGCCGCTGGATCACCAGGCTTCATGACGCGTTGCACCACGACTTCTGTCCGCAGTGCAACCGGTACGTTTACTGGCTGCGACATCCGCTCACCTGTCTCTCGATCGCTGCCCTGGTTGCCGGGTTCTGCGGGTTGTTCGTCAACGCTTACTCGCTGATCCTGTTTGCGGGCCTGGTCGTCGTCGGGATTCTCGGAACGGTCTGGCCGATGATCGCGGTTCGCGGTCTGTCAGGTGTGCTTTCATTTTCCACGCGCCGGGCGCACGTCGGCGAGCCGGTCGTGATTCGACTGAAGGTTCGGAACCGTGGGCTCCTTCCGATCTGGGGAATTCAGGTGCATGCCGGTTTCGCGCCTGTTGCTGATGTTCCGCCGGACCTTGTAATACCGAGCCTTCGCGGATTCTCAGAAATCGAGCTCGAGTGGACGCTTGTACCTGCAGAACGTGGTGTTCATCCGCTGCAGCCCTCCCGCCTCTCAACGGCGTTCCCGTTCGGCCTACTTAGGAGTGCTGCAGGCATCCAGTTTACCGACGAACTGCTCGTCTGGCCGAAGAGTGTCCGACTGGATGTTGTCCCCGATGCGATCGAAATTCATTCACGGGAAGACCGGCTGACCGATCGACGAGTGGGAGACGCCGGCGACCTGGTTGGGACTCGATCCTACCGGCCCGGCGACTCGCTTCGCCGAGTTCACTGGCGGCAAACGGCGCGACACGGCCGCCTGATTGTTACGGAGCGGCAGGCGCCTGCCTCGTGTGCCGTGCACGTGGTCGTCGATATCGCCAGCGTTTCTCATCACTCGTGCGGCGAAGTCTGCACGCTTGAAACAACTCTGTCAGTCGCCGCAAGCATCGTGGAGTCACTCTACCGATCCCACGCGTTTGTCGACTGCAGGATCGGCGAGCGTTACTACCCAATCGGGAACTCGCACGCGGAATTGAGGCGCGTCCTGGATGAGTTGGCTAGAGTCCCCCGACACGGAGCCAATTGCCCTGCCGCAGCTGCACGATCGCTGCACACGACGTTTAGCCACCCCTCGTCGATTACAATTACGGGACAGCATTCTCTTGCTACGAAGAACGTCTCGCAGCGTCTGGATCGACTTGTTGTTGTTGCCTCCTCAGGCCATGCGCTGCTCGTGGAGTCGCAGCCGATCGGCGCCCGGAGCTGGCTGACGATTGATGCGGAAGAGCCGCTGGATTCGCAGCTCCCTTCGCGATGGAGGAGGGCATGTCTTGCGGGATGA
- a CDS encoding Fur family transcriptional regulator yields MADHNRATRTSAVQETREFLKAIGVRATPARIAVLQQLRAAKRPVTHAELTDLLVPLGFDKATIFRNLADLTEAEVVHRTELGDHVWRFEAIDPREPEKAKHPHFVCVDCGGVTCLGEMEFTTKSRNRAEAIKSITEILIKGHCADCETSK; encoded by the coding sequence ATGGCGGATCACAATCGAGCCACTCGGACCAGCGCCGTTCAGGAGACTCGAGAGTTCTTGAAAGCAATCGGCGTGCGGGCCACGCCGGCCCGAATTGCGGTTTTGCAGCAATTGCGGGCGGCGAAGCGGCCCGTCACGCACGCGGAACTGACCGATCTTCTTGTTCCCCTGGGATTCGACAAGGCGACCATCTTCCGCAACCTCGCCGATCTCACGGAAGCCGAGGTCGTTCACCGGACCGAGCTCGGCGATCACGTCTGGCGTTTCGAGGCAATCGACCCGCGGGAGCCGGAGAAGGCCAAACACCCGCATTTCGTCTGCGTCGACTGCGGCGGGGTGACGTGCTTGGGAGAGATGGAATTTACGACCAAGTCGCGAAACCGTGCCGAGGCGATCAAGTCGATCACGGAAATCCTGATCAAAGGCCACTGCGCCGACTGTGAGACCTCGAAGTAG
- a CDS encoding type I phosphomannose isomerase catalytic subunit, whose protein sequence is MTPLTFTPHFRAQVWGGRRLESVIGKALPALGLYGESWELSTHPLHLSRVAAGPWAGRTLAEVWNQVSEVWQPVGQREDGAFPLLVKWLDCDAMLSVQVHPGDACARRLLNEAAGKTEAWVIIEAAPTARIYAGLKPGVDRAELERRSADGTVAECLHSFVPVRGDVIHIPAGTVHASGGGIVMAEVQQTSDATFRLFDWNRVGADGKPRQLHLDEALECIDWNRGPVNPIARLDLDGPCDSALASIHECPYFRFESLAVGREWINLPGDEMAIVMCLSGSVTIGDGDDALTLDAGSTCLLPPNPSGWTASSEADRFGRALVVHTGKS, encoded by the coding sequence ATGACGCCGCTTACCTTCACCCCGCATTTTCGCGCGCAGGTGTGGGGCGGAAGAAGGTTGGAAAGCGTGATTGGCAAAGCACTTCCTGCTCTGGGACTCTATGGCGAATCGTGGGAGCTGAGCACGCATCCACTGCATCTCAGCCGCGTGGCTGCCGGCCCGTGGGCTGGACGCACCCTCGCCGAAGTCTGGAATCAGGTCTCGGAAGTGTGGCAGCCGGTGGGGCAGAGGGAAGATGGGGCGTTTCCGCTGCTTGTGAAGTGGCTGGACTGCGACGCGATGCTTTCGGTGCAGGTTCACCCGGGCGACGCCTGTGCCCGCCGCCTGTTGAATGAGGCCGCCGGTAAAACCGAGGCTTGGGTGATAATCGAGGCGGCGCCGACGGCCCGTATCTATGCCGGTCTGAAGCCTGGAGTCGATCGCGCCGAGCTGGAACGTCGCTCGGCCGATGGCACCGTTGCCGAGTGCCTCCATTCGTTCGTTCCTGTCCGCGGCGATGTGATTCACATTCCGGCCGGCACGGTCCATGCCTCAGGCGGGGGCATTGTGATGGCCGAAGTCCAGCAGACGAGCGACGCCACGTTCCGGCTCTTCGATTGGAACCGCGTGGGGGCCGATGGCAAACCGCGCCAGCTCCATCTGGACGAGGCCCTCGAGTGCATCGACTGGAACCGTGGTCCCGTCAATCCGATCGCGCGACTCGATCTCGACGGTCCCTGCGACTCGGCGCTCGCCTCGATCCACGAATGCCCGTATTTTCGTTTCGAGTCGCTGGCCGTGGGCAGGGAGTGGATCAACCTTCCGGGCGACGAAATGGCGATCGTGATGTGTCTCTCTGGCTCGGTCACGATTGGCGACGGCGATGACGCACTGACCCTTGATGCCGGTTCGACCTGCCTGCTGCCGCCGAATCCCTCGGGCTGGACCGCGTCGTCCGAGGCCGACCGGTTCGGCCGGGCCCTGGTCGTGCACACGGGCAAGTCCTGA
- the cls gene encoding cardiolipin synthase gives MFSRSLDWLSARFPSFGALYAWAKRRRRRLIIGFVMLMHTLGAISSIQAVMSTRTPQGAIAWAISLNTIPYIAVPAYWVFGQSHFDGYEFLRYREMLSESSLKYDTIRKLREKGLIFEPQTERQAHQQKLLERLAMMPILRSNDVDLLVDGQATFDAIVDGINSAKDYILFQFYILRSDGLGNRLKDALLARARQGVKVYMLYDAMGSKAISAEYVLELQEAGVKVAAFEPASHGWRHRLRMNFRNHRKIVVIDGKEAFVGGHNVGDEYVGKHPTLTPWRDTHVAVRGPIVLATQVSFAEDWMWVTGDRLSLNWEPEPAPKGEAVAACFPTGPADELETGTLLMLDAINMAQKRIWIASPYFVPDAQFVSTLQLAALRGVDVRVLIPENNDDSLVDLTSYSYLEELGKAGIPMYRYQPGFMHQKVMLIDDDLATVGTANFDNRSMRLNFEITLLFRDAVFASQVEAMLEDDFTHSRLVSTKEYSQRRLPFRFSVQAARLLAPVQ, from the coding sequence GTGTTCTCGAGATCCCTCGACTGGCTTTCTGCCCGATTTCCCAGCTTCGGCGCCCTTTACGCGTGGGCGAAGCGTCGTCGCCGCCGACTGATCATTGGGTTCGTGATGCTGATGCACACGCTCGGTGCGATCAGCTCGATCCAGGCGGTCATGTCGACACGCACTCCGCAGGGAGCGATCGCCTGGGCGATCTCGCTGAACACGATTCCCTACATCGCCGTGCCGGCATACTGGGTGTTTGGTCAATCGCATTTCGACGGCTACGAGTTCCTGCGCTATCGCGAGATGCTGTCGGAAAGTTCGCTGAAGTACGACACGATTCGCAAGCTGCGGGAGAAAGGCCTGATCTTCGAGCCGCAGACCGAGCGGCAGGCCCATCAGCAGAAGCTCCTGGAGCGGCTGGCGATGATGCCCATCCTGCGCTCCAACGACGTCGACCTGCTCGTCGATGGTCAGGCGACGTTCGATGCGATCGTCGACGGTATCAATTCCGCGAAGGATTACATCCTGTTCCAGTTCTACATCCTCCGCTCGGACGGCCTTGGCAACCGCCTGAAGGATGCCCTGCTGGCCAGGGCCAGGCAGGGGGTCAAGGTGTACATGCTGTATGACGCCATGGGCAGCAAGGCCATCTCCGCCGAGTACGTCCTCGAACTTCAGGAGGCTGGTGTGAAAGTGGCCGCGTTCGAACCGGCATCGCATGGATGGCGGCATCGCCTGCGAATGAACTTTCGCAATCACCGGAAGATTGTCGTCATTGATGGCAAGGAGGCGTTCGTCGGCGGACACAACGTCGGAGACGAGTATGTGGGCAAGCATCCGACGTTGACTCCCTGGCGCGATACGCATGTGGCCGTGCGGGGGCCAATCGTACTGGCGACTCAGGTTTCCTTTGCCGAGGACTGGATGTGGGTTACCGGTGATCGGCTGTCGCTCAACTGGGAACCCGAACCCGCTCCGAAGGGAGAGGCAGTGGCGGCGTGCTTCCCGACTGGTCCTGCCGATGAGTTAGAAACCGGAACGCTGTTGATGCTCGATGCGATCAACATGGCGCAGAAACGGATCTGGATCGCGTCGCCGTACTTCGTGCCCGATGCGCAGTTCGTTTCGACGTTGCAACTGGCGGCACTGCGAGGAGTCGACGTGCGAGTGCTGATCCCGGAGAACAACGACGACTCGCTCGTCGATCTCACCTCCTATTCTTACCTCGAGGAACTGGGGAAGGCCGGAATTCCGATGTATCGCTACCAGCCCGGTTTCATGCACCAGAAGGTCATGCTGATCGACGACGACTTGGCGACGGTCGGAACCGCGAATTTCGACAACCGCTCCATGCGGCTCAACTTCGAAATCACGCTCTTGTTTCGAGATGCCGTATTCGCGAGCCAGGTTGAGGCAATGCTCGAGGATGACTTCACGCACAGCCGGCTGGTATCGACCAAGGAGTATTCGCAACGGCGACTGCCGTTCCGTTTCAGCGTCCAAGCCGCCCGCCTGCTTGCGCCGGTTCAATGA